The stretch of DNA TACGGGCGGCACAACACGTCGGCATCAGCGGCCGCCAGCCGCCATGATTGTTTAAAGGACCGGCGGCTCAGGACTAATCGGGTGTCAATAGGCCTTTGTAGATATTTGTATAGGCTAgttgtaagtgcgcaatgtattATACCCGCCCGAGCATGGAGGACTGGAGTACAATGAGAGAGGGGATAGTAAGTAGTGGTAGAGATATATTCCGACTTTTCAATCTACTACTATCCAAATGAGGCGCTTTGCTGCGGAACAAGGTTGAATCATCGCATACCTACTATAGCATTAAAAAAACCTACCTACACATTAAGTACATTCACTCTCGAAGTCGACTTCGACTTTCATAGTTCGAAAAAGTAGAGCATGCGCAAtgctaaattcaaattattctAGGTCAGACATGCGCAAAAACATGCCACACCTACTCACCACATAAaacgtaggtacataattagaAGGACACAAATGTCAAGATTGAATTCTTCATTGAATTTCAATAGGTCCATAATTTAATTCAGTGTAACAATACAGATTCTGGTACACCCATATGAACAATACTTATAACTTGGGTAACGCAACGCAACCCGCAACGAATTAACGATTATTTTGGCAATGAGCCTTGCCTTTGTCTATGGCTTGCTGTCAGCTGAGCGAGCTGGGTGAAAAGTCAATATTTCCTATTACCATAGTGTTTTTTTACCTGATATAAATAGGCAAGGAAAATTTAATAATTCGAGAATTTTAATTCTTTAGATAATGTTGGAATCCATAGAAATGTAATATTTtcgtttatatttatattttttcgttCTTGTCGCTACCAGCGGGCGAACGTACAAGTGTGAAATTGTCAATAGGAACTGCCGTTTGGTATATTTCGTTTCGTCAAGAATGTGAATTAGTGAAGGTCGCGTCGAGTGTAACCAATTACCTACCGTCTCTGTGTCAGTCGAGCGACGCGCGGCGTTTACGTAACGAGCCAACCCCTGCGTCGCGCACTGCGTTACCAAGAGGAAGACGAAAACAAGCAGTACAATGCTAGCGCGAGCTGTGTGTCTACGCGCCGCGGCCGCCGGGCCGGGCCGGCGCTCCACCTGCAGCGTGGTGCAGCCGCCGCAGCTGCAGGACTTCTGCGTAGCCAACGAGCCCATCCTCGGCTATCGCGCCGGCAGCCGCGAGCGGCACGAGCTGCAGTGTGAGCTGGATCGCATCAGCCAAATCACCGAGGAGGTGCCCATCGTGGTGGGCGGCGAGCAAATTCGCGAGGGCGAGCCGCGCTTCCAAGTGGCGCCGCACAAACACGGCCTCAAGATTGCGCAGTTCTACTACGCCAGTGAGAAGACCATCCAGAAGGCTATTGACGTGTCGGTGGCGGCGCAGGTGGCGTGGGACCGCACGCCGCTGGAGGAGCGCGTGCGCATCTGGACGTGTGCCGCCGAGCTCATGGCCACCAGCTACCGCCAGTCCCTCAATGCTGCCACTATGCTGGGTCAGTCTAAAACAGCTATACAGGCTGAAATTGATGCTGCTTGTGAGCTAATAGATTTCTTccgatttaatatttattttctgaaagAAAATGCTAAATACCAGCCCATATCAGAGGATCCCTGTACAACACTTAACTCACTACGATTCCGAGGTATTGATGGCTTCATTGCTGCTATCAGCCCTTTCAACTTCACAGCCATCGGAGGTAATCTTGCATACACTCCTGCACTCATGGGAAATTGTGTACTTTGGAAGCCTTCTGATACTGCCCTACTGTCCAACTGGCGCATATTTAACATAATGCGTGAGGCCGGTCTGCCAGATGGTATTGTCAATTTTGTTCCTGCCGATGGACCTACTTTTGGAAAGGCTATTACTAAATCTAAATATCTCTCCGGAATCAACTTTACAGGATCAGTGCCCACATTCAACTGGCTGTGGAAGGAGGTCGGAAACAATATTGACAAATATCGTAATTACCCTCGACTTATAGGAGAGTGTGGTGGAAAAAACTATCACTTTGTACATCCATCAGCAGATGTGGACATGGTGGTGGCTTGTACCATCCGTTCAGCCTTTGAATATTGTGGTCAAAAGTGCTCAGCTTGCAGTCGCATGTATGTGCCTAAATCATTGCATGCTGCTATTGTCCAGGGATTGTTACGTGAGCGTGCCAGGCTGAAGGTAGGTAACCCACGGGACTTCAGCACATTTATGGGAGCTGTTATTGACGCGAAGGCATATGCTCGCATTACAGGCTACATCAAAAATGCCAAAAAGAACCCCAAGAATAAAATCCTTGGTGGTGGTGAATATGATGACTCTGAGGGATACTTCGTACAACCAACTATCATCGAAACTACAGATGTACATGACAAGCTCATGGTAGAGGAAATCTTCGGGCCTGTCTTAACGATCTACACATATGAAGACCAGTTCCTTTTCCAAACACTGGCTCACGTCGGTTCCAGCACACAGTTCGCACTGACGGGCGCTGTATTCGCTCAGGACGAATGCTTCCTGGCCACGGCTCTAGAAGAGCTGCGAATGACAGCAGGCAACTTCTACATTAATGACAAGTCGACAGGCTCTGTGGTCGGCCAGCAGCCGTTCGGTGGCGGCCGCATGTCCGGCACCAACGACAAGGCGGGCGGGCCCAACTACGTGATGCGCTGGACCTCGCCGCAGTCCATCAAGGAGACGTTCAAGCCACAGCTCGCCATCGACTACCCGTACATGCGCGAGACGTAATCAGTAGACGTCACCTCCACACAACGCGCCCCCGATAACAGCGCGCGCGCACCGCGACTAGATAATATCCACTACAACACTAAGCGAATGGATGTTCCCGTAACGTTAATGAATTGAACAATAACTAGCTCATTAGGCGTAGATATGACGTAGAAGTGTTATTAGGCGTATACTCGACTGCTTGATGTTGGATTCTCAAACTTCCAAAGTATTTTGTTCTCTTTCAGTATTATTGTCTATGTGAGCATTTCTACACTAGGATTTTTACTGTATCTACATAATATGAAGTATTATGTAGTATTTACAGTAATTGTtattgattaatttattaaaatgatgtataataatatatatatgaattCACAAATTATGTCTCAAAGTTACATAATCAAAAATTAGCAAATAATTgaaatgttattgttattacCTTAAAATATGATGAGAAATTAGATGTAAGTCTTAACAGTACATAGAACCAACTTTATATCGTGTTGACGGGCATGGAACAGAGGTGCCCTGAACACGCGCGGGGCTGCGGCCGCGGCGCCACTGCGGACGTTATCCAGTCATATCGTACTATTTGCTCGCCGCTTATCATTTGTCAGTGTTCAAGTATAAATTCCTACACTTATCATAACGCTTGTCTGCTCTCTCATATTTTCACGTTACATTCTGCATTTACCTATGTACTCACCTTCCaagtctatttttaaataattcgaCTCCAATGTTCTGGCTCTTAACTATAcgtatattttacatttatttttagattgatctgttgttttgttgtatatttaagtttattttctcAGTTGCAAGTTCCTGTAATTTTtgatttaatgttattttacccGACAAATGTAATTTGtattatttcaataataaataaaatgataaaaataaatctgtcTTATTTGTATATACATTAATCACCCCGACCTCAATACCCCACTTTTGTCTACCCTAATTGGGGTGGTAGTCATGAAATACATTAATTGAACATTGAGTCATTCCTCTgctcttcgga from Pectinophora gossypiella chromosome 3, ilPecGoss1.1, whole genome shotgun sequence encodes:
- the LOC126381975 gene encoding delta-1-pyrroline-5-carboxylate dehydrogenase, mitochondrial, whose amino-acid sequence is MLARAVCLRAAAAGPGRRSTCSVVQPPQLQDFCVANEPILGYRAGSRERHELQCELDRISQITEEVPIVVGGEQIREGEPRFQVAPHKHGLKIAQFYYASEKTIQKAIDVSVAAQVAWDRTPLEERVRIWTCAAELMATSYRQSLNAATMLGQSKTAIQAEIDAACELIDFFRFNIYFLKENAKYQPISEDPCTTLNSLRFRGIDGFIAAISPFNFTAIGGNLAYTPALMGNCVLWKPSDTALLSNWRIFNIMREAGLPDGIVNFVPADGPTFGKAITKSKYLSGINFTGSVPTFNWLWKEVGNNIDKYRNYPRLIGECGGKNYHFVHPSADVDMVVACTIRSAFEYCGQKCSACSRMYVPKSLHAAIVQGLLRERARLKVGNPRDFSTFMGAVIDAKAYARITGYIKNAKKNPKNKILGGGEYDDSEGYFVQPTIIETTDVHDKLMVEEIFGPVLTIYTYEDQFLFQTLAHVGSSTQFALTGAVFAQDECFLATALEELRMTAGNFYINDKSTGSVVGQQPFGGGRMSGTNDKAGGPNYVMRWTSPQSIKETFKPQLAIDYPYMRET